The DNA sequence GTCGTCGAGGGTGAGGAGAAACCGGGTCATCTCCTCGCACGTGATCGTGACCGGGCCGCCCGCCCGAATCTGCTCGTGGAAGAGAGGGATCACCGAGCCGCGCGAGGCGAGGACGTTGCCGTACCTCACGCAGACGAAGCGCGTCGCCGGCGCGCGCAGGTTGCCCTGGATGAAGATGCGTTCCTGGAGTGCCTTCGTGAGCCCCATCGTGTTCACGGGCTTGCACGCCTTGTCCGTCGAGACGCCCACGACGACCGCCACCGGCGTCTTGACGCGCTCGAGAATCGACACGATGTTCTCCGCCCCGCCCACGTTCGTGCGGACGGCCTCGTAGGGGAAGTACTCGCACGTCGGCACCTGCTTGAGCGCCGCGGCGTTGATCACGACGTCGGCGGAGAGGAGCGCCCCCGTGAGCGTGCCCGGGTCGCGCACGTCGCCGATCCGGAACTCCAGGCGCTGCTGGAAATTCCGGAAGATGACCTCGTCGGTCGCCGCGCGCCGGTTCTGCGCGGCAACCCGCATCTCGTGCTGCTTCGCCTCGTCGCGCGAGAAGACGATGATCTTCTCCGGCAGCCCCTCGCCGCCCCGGAGGAGGCGCGCGACGAGACTCTTCCCGAGGGATCCCGTTCCGCCGGTCACGAGGACCCTCTTGCCTTCGAAAAGACTCACGTTGCTCTCCAGTGATCGTACGCCACACCGTCCGCCGCCAGCTCGGCGATCATCGCGGGCCAGCCGGGCGCCCGCCACCCCGCCGCCTCCTCGAATCGCGTCCCGTCAAGGCTCCGGTCGACGGCGAGCCGCGGGTCGGGCTCGATCTCGACGGGCTTTCGGTATGCGTCTCGAAAGTGAGTCAGGAGATCCCGCTTGGAGATCCGCGGCCCCGCGACGTGGTAAAGGCCGCGCAGGGACGCCGACGCTGCCGCGAGCGCCGCGAGGACCCGGGCGAGCTCGAGCGTCGTGACTCCCGAGAAGAACGCGCCGGTGAACCCGGGCACCGCGGGGCCGGGCTGCGCGAGGAACCACTCGAGGAGCGAGGAAGCGCCGGTGAGCTGGCGGCCCACGATCGACGTGCGGACCGTCAGGACGTCGCCGTCCGTGAGCTCGCCGAGGGCTTTCGAGCGTCCGTAGAGATCCCGCGCGTCGCAGAGATCGTCCTCGCGGTATCCGCCGCGCGCGCCCGAGAAGACGCAGTCCGTGCTCACGTGCAGGACCCGCCCCCCGAAACTCCGCGCCATTCGGGCGAGCGCGTGCGGAAAGAGCGCGTTGACGGCGACGGATACTTCCGCGTCGGCCGCCTCCGGGCGCTGTTTCACGACCCCCACGCAGTTCACGATGACGCGCGGCCGGTAGGACGCGAGGAGTCGCTCGACGGAGGCGAGGTCGCGCGCGTCGAACCCCCAGCTCACGGACCCGGGCGGCAGGAGCTCCCCGAGGGCGGCGGAGGGGCCTTCGCACACGCCCCGGGCCGCCGCCCGGACGACCGCGCCGGCCCGAGCGAACTCGAGGGCGACGCGGTGACCGAGCATCCCGGTCGCGCCCAGGACGAG is a window from the Acidobacteriota bacterium genome containing:
- a CDS encoding polysaccharide biosynthesis protein, whose translation is MSLFEGKRVLVTGGTGSLGKSLVARLLRGGEGLPEKIIVFSRDEAKQHEMRVAAQNRRAATDEVIFRNFQQRLEFRIGDVRDPGTLTGALLSADVVINAAALKQVPTCEYFPYEAVRTNVGGAENIVSILERVKTPVAVVVGVSTDKACKPVNTMGLTKALQERIFIQGNLRAPATRFVCVRYGNVLASRGSVIPLFHEQIRAGGPVTITCEEMTRFLLTLDDAVDTVFDAIRAARRGETWIPRAPSARIVDVVRALVGERKIPLSVTGIRPGEKLHEILVSEEEAPRTGARGRWVAIRAMLPELETETGEPAVFRSEYSSETSPMTLDETRALLEKNGLLPGQVAAGDGELLR
- a CDS encoding SDR family oxidoreductase, which translates into the protein MSSESTRRPEILVLGATGMLGHRVALEFARAGAVVRAAARGVCEGPSAALGELLPPGSVSWGFDARDLASVERLLASYRPRVIVNCVGVVKQRPEAADAEVSVAVNALFPHALARMARSFGGRVLHVSTDCVFSGARGGYREDDLCDARDLYGRSKALGELTDGDVLTVRTSIVGRQLTGASSLLEWFLAQPGPAVPGFTGAFFSGVTTLELARVLAALAAASASLRGLYHVAGPRISKRDLLTHFRDAYRKPVEIEPDPRLAVDRSLDGTRFEEAAGWRAPGWPAMIAELAADGVAYDHWRAT